In Helianthus annuus cultivar XRQ/B chromosome 9, HanXRQr2.0-SUNRISE, whole genome shotgun sequence, the following are encoded in one genomic region:
- the LOC118481665 gene encoding uncharacterized protein LOC118481665 — protein MAAEQTLRHWATRDIPQQPLCINYHTVKNFELKSGLIHLLPLFRGLENEDPHKFLKEFHVVYSGMKPHNVTEDQIKLRAFPFALQDSAKEWLYYLPPGFVTTWNELAKLFLDKYFPEVKASILRKEIIGIKQLKREALHTYWERFKKLCARCPQHGITNHQLLQCFCEGLAPLERRLINASSGGALIDKTPTQIRALITSIAEDTKHSAQDEEWYTDVPRAVKEVRTPHIETQLAELTKAVMQLTKDKSAEPQARACGICLQFGHPTDMCPTLQEDVEQAQALGGHQEQNSRQYEQYQGNQNWGPPNMSYQQRSPQYQQRPPFQGNQQQQNYQSREQPPAQQQAGSSGMSLEDIVKSLATSTHTFQQETKASIKNLEQMAQLASSVSKLESQGKLPHKPRITQSTTCVPLP, from the coding sequence ATGGCAGCTGAACAAACCCTTAGACATTGGGCGACTCGTGATATCCCACAACAGCCCCTTTGCATTAACTACCATACTGTGAAAAACTTTGAGCTGAAATCCGGACTTATTCACCTATTACCACTTTTCCGAGGCTTAGAGAATGAAGACCCACACAAGTTCCTCAAAGAGTTCCACGTTGTGTATTCTGGTATGAAGCCACACAACGTCACTGAAGATCAAATCAAGCTAAGGGCATTCCCCTTTGCTCTTCAAGACTCAGCAAAAGAATGGCTATATTACCTACCACCGGGGTTTGTAACTACTTGGAATGAACTTGCAAAGCTGTTTCTAGACAAATACTTCCCAGAAGTCAAAGCTTCGATCCTGCGCAAGGAGATCATCGGAATCAAGCAACTCAAAAGAGAAGCCTTGCACACTTATTGGGAAAGATTTAAAAAGTTGTGTGCTCGTTGCCCACAACATGGCATAACCAATCACCAACTCCTTCAATGCTTTTGTGAAGGATTAGCACCATTGGAGAGGCGTTTGATTAATGCCTCAAGTGGAGGAGCTTTAATTGATAAGACACCAACTCAGATTAGAGCTTTGATTACCTCCATAGCTGAAGACACCAAACACTCAGCACAAGATGAAGAGTGGTACACCGATGTGCCACGCGCAGTCAAGGAAGTGAGGACTCCTCACATTGAAACTCAACTCGCTGAGCTGACAAAAGCGGTCATGCAACTCACCAAGGATAAGAGTGCTGAGCCACAAGCACGAGCTTGTGGAATTTGTCTACAATTTGGACATCCCACTGATATGTGTCCCACACTGCAAGAAGATGTTGAGCAAGCACAAGCACTTGGAGGCCACCAGGAGCAAAATTCAAGGCAATATGAACAATATCAAGGCAATCAAAATTGGGGACCTCCTAACATGAGTTATCAGCAAAGATCCCCACAATATCAGCAACGCCCACCCTTCCAAGGtaatcaacaacaacaaaactATCAGTCTAGAGAACAACCACCCGCACAACAACAAGCGGGAAGCTCTGGAATGTCTTTAGAGGACATTGTGAAAAGTTTGGCAACCAGCACGCATACGTTCCAACAGGAGACTAAAGCTAGCATCAAGAATTTGGAACAAATGGCTCAACTCGCTAGCTCAGTGAGTAAATTAGAGTCTCAAGGTAAATTACCGCACAAACCGAGAATAACCCAAAGCACAACGTGTGTGCCATTACCTTGA